The Clupea harengus chromosome 6, Ch_v2.0.2, whole genome shotgun sequence genome contains a region encoding:
- the madd gene encoding MAP kinase-activating death domain protein isoform X40, which yields MEKKKMCPRLLDYLVVVGVRQPSSDSVSQTPQLLRRYPLEDQPDFPLPPDVVFFCQPEGCLSIRQRRVSLRDDASFVFTLTDKDSGVTRYGICVNFYRSFQRGHHKPRPEGRGDKNAPTTEMGVEATEKSEVSSAEEADLVPPAGEAVHAKSPQPKRGVRAAPRNRNSTLTSLCILSHYPFFSTFRECLYILKRMVDCCSQRLNQRAGLPKGTQRDTMWRMFTGALSTEEKEKGSQLLQDLREIESWVYRLLRSPVPVAGQRRVDVEVLPHEMQPALTFALPDSSRFCMVDFPLHLPLELLGVDGCLLVLSCILLEHKVVLQSRDYNALSMSVMAFVSMIYPLEYMFPVIPLLPTCMASAEQLLLAPTPYIIGVPASFFLYKADFRMPDDVWLVDLDCNKVLRPTNAEILPPLPEPESSELKKHLKQALASMSLNTQPILNLEKFQEGQELPLLPPGRDKASPSSTEFNPLIYGNDVDSVDVATRVAMVRFFNSPNVLQGFQMHTRTLRLFPRPVVAFQATSFLASRPRRSCFADKLSHTQAVEYYGEWALNPTNLAFQRIHNNVFDPSLIGDKPKWYAHQLQPVFYRVYDGSSQLAEALSGPLEDEANDSDPTDDSGSDSEGYDDSSSSYSSLGDFVNEMIKGDISGDTPNVDPPCHAALGDASEVEFHDFQEYKVEEGVEPEPEGEGLPEASEGQPLRSSSSTTASSSPSTIIQGVNHEQPDPAEIEASASAALKNAVPGLASQPFARPAPDPASTDPANKKKDYDNPYFEPQYGFPVEEDADSEEQEESYTPRFNQNLNGNKPQRPLRPSSLKLPGESDGEGDSRNSSPNSTISNNSGDGFGGLMSFASNLYKNHGTSFSLSNLALPNKAAREKATPFPSLKVFGLNSLMEIITEVGPGSGEGARGPRALVDQKSSVIKHSPTVKRESPSPQGRANNTSENQQFLKEVVQSVLDGQGVGWLNMKKVRRLLENEQLRVFVLSKLNRAVQSEEDARQEVIGDVEISRKVYKGMLDLLKCTVSSLEHSYTNAGLGGMASVFSLLEIARTHYQTKEPEKRKRSPMEGASSPGSKESPSGRMEGARAAGVLLVPRLQLHPPSATGKGPHHFDTRSLNEENFIASIGAEGAKKSGEGGDTEEKRSQISADSGLSVTSGSQKSDTESVASSEPPALTRSTSQDSEASTVSNSSGETLGADSDLSSTAGDGLGARPAPHLNLSRGTLSDSEIETNPATSAVFGKTHKLKPGPKEPARVMAKGGPAPPLEDVSMRIYLCEGLLGRDKSSVWDQLEDAAMETFSLSKERSTLWDQVQFWEDAFLDAVMLEREGMGMDQGPHEMIDRYLSLGDHDRKRLEDDEDRLLATLLHNMIAYMLMMKVTQNDVRKKVRRLMGKSHIGLTYSQEINDILDRLNNLNGRELPIRPSGSRHIKKQTFVVHAGTDTTGDIFFMEVCDDCIVLRSNIGTVYERWWYEKLINMTYCPKTKVLCLWRRNGQETQLNKFYTKKCRELYYCVKDSMERAAARQQSIKPGPELGGEFPVQDMKSGEGGLLQVTLEGINLKFMHNQFLKLKKW from the exons CCCCCGCCTGCTGGACTACCTGGTGGTAGTCGGAGTCAG GCAGCCCAGCAGTGACAGCGTGTCTCAGACCCCACAGCTGCTGCGCCGCTACCCGCTGGAGGACCAGCCCGACTTCCCGCTGCCACCCGACGTGGTGTTCTTCTGCCAGCCCGAGGGCTGCCTGAGCATCCGCCAGCGGCGCGTCAGCCTTCGCGACGACGCCTCCTTTGTCTTCACGCTCACTGACAAGGACTCGGGTGTCACGCGCTACGGCATCTGTGTCAACTTCTACCGCTCTTTCCAGCGGGGACACCACAAGCCTCGGCCAGAGGGAAGAG GAGACAAGAATGCCCCGACAACCGAAATGGGTGTGGAAGCCACGGAAAAATCCGAGGTCTCCTCCGCCGAAGAGGCGGACTTGGTGCCCCCCGCGGGAGAGGCGGTCCACGCTAAGTCCCCCCAGCCCAAGCGCGGCGTTCGGGCGGCCCCTCGCAACCGCAACAGCACCCTGACTTCGCTGTGCATCCTCAGCCACTACCCCTTCTTCTCCACCTTCCGGGAATGTCTCTACATCCTCAAGCGGATGGTGGACTGCTGCAGCCAGAGGCTCAACCAGCGTGCCGGCCTGCCCAAGGGCACACAGAG gGACACCATGTGGCGCATGTTCACGGGGGCGCTCTCcacggaggagaaggagaaaggcagCCAGCTGCTGCAGGACCTGCGCGAGATCGAGTCGTGGGTGTACCGGCTGCTGCGCTCGCCCGTGCCCGTGGCGGGCCAGCGGCGCGTGGACGTGGAGGTGCTGCCGCACGAGATGCAGCCGGCGCTCACCTTCGCCCTGCCCGACTCCTCACGCTTCTGCATGGTGGACTTCCCCCTGCACCTGCCGCTGGAGCTGCTGGGCGTGGACGGCTGTCTGCTGGTGCTCAGCTGCATCCTGCTCGAGCacaag GTGGTGCTTCAGTCTCGGGACTATAATGCCCTGTCCATGAGCGTGATGGCGTTTGTGTCTATGATCTACCCTCTGGAGTACATGTTCCCAGTCATCCCACTGCTGCCCACGTGCATGGCCTCAGCTGAACAA CTTCTTCTTGCACCCACCCCCTACATCATTGGCGTTCCGGCCAGCTTCTTCCTGTACAAGGCTGATTTCAGGATGCCAGATGATGTGTGGCTAGTTGATCTTGACTGCAACAAG gTCCTCAGACCCACCAATGCGGAgatccttccccctctccctgagCCGGAGTCATCTGAGCTGAAGAAGCATCTGAAGCAG GCTCTGGCCAGCATGAGCCTCAACACCCAGCCCATCCTCAACCTGGAGAAGTTCCAGGAGGGCCAGGAGCTGCCGCTGCTCCCGCCGGGCCGGGACAAGGCCTCGCCGTCCTCCACCGAGTTCAACCCCCTCATCTACGGCAATGACGTGGACTCTGTGGATGTGGCCACCAG ggttgccatggtgaggTTCTTCAACTCGCCCAACGTTCTGCAGGGGTTCCAGATGCACACGCGCACGCTGCGCCTCTTCCCCCGACCCGTGGTTGCCTTCCAGGCCACGTCCTTCCTGGCCTCCCGGCCACGGCGTAGCTGCTTTGCCGACAAACTGTCGCACACGCAGGCCGTGGAGTACTACGGGGAGTGGGCCCTCAACCCCACCAATCTGGCCTTCCAGAGGATTCACAACA ATGTGTTTGATCCCTCTCTGATTGGGGACAAGCCCAAGTGGTACGCGCACCAGCTGCAGCCGGTGTTCTATCGCGTGTATGACGGCTCGTCTCAGCTGGCTGAGGCCTTGAGCGGGCCGTTGGAGGACGAGGCCAACGACTCCGACCCCACCGACGACAG tggcAGTGACAGTGAAGGCTATGATGACTCCAGCTCTTCTTACTCCTCCCTCGGGGACTTTGTGAATGAGATGATCAAAGGGGACATTTCGGGAGACACTCCAA ATGTGGATCCACCTTGCCACGCTGCGCTGGGGGACGCCAGTGAGGTGGAGTTCCACGACTTCCAGGAGTACAAGGTGGAGGAGGGCGTTGAGCCGGAGCCCGAGGGGGAGGGTCTGCCAGAGGCATCAGAGGGCCAGCCGCtgcgctccagctccagcaccacggccagctccagccccagcaccATCATCCAGGGGGTCAACCAC GAGCAGCCTGACCCTGCAGAGATTGAGGCATCTGCGAGTGCTGCCCTCAAGAACGCTGTCCCGGGATTGGCCAGCCAGCCTTTCGCACGCCCCGCCCCTGACCCCGCCTCCACAGACCCGGCCAATAAGAAGAAAGACTATGACAATCCTTACTTTGAGCCTCAGTATGGCTTCCCTGTGGAAGAGGATGCAGACAGCGAGGAACAGGAGGAAAGCTACACTCCCCGCTTCAACCAGAACCTCAACGGCAACAA GCCACAGCGCCCCCTGCGGCCCAGCAGCCTTAAGCTTCCGGGGGAGTCCGACGGCGAGGGAGATTCCCGCAACAGCTCGCCCAACTCCACCATCTCCAACAACAGCGGCGATGGATTTGGGGGCCTCATGTCCTTTGCCA GTAACCTGTACAAGAACCACGGCACAAGCTTCAGCCTCTCCAACCTGGCTCTGCCCAACAAGGCTGCTAGGGAGAAGGCCACCCCCTTCCCCAGCCTCAAAG TATTTGGGCTAAATTCTCTAATGGAGATTATAACAGAGGTCGGCCCGGGGAGCGGAGAAG GGGCTCGTGGTCCCAGAGCTCTGGTGGACCAGAAGTCCTCGGTCATCAAGCACAGCCCCACTGTAAAGAGGGAGTCTCCCTCCCCGCAGGGAAGAGCCAACAACACTAG CGAGAACCAGCAGTTCCTGAAGGAGGTGGTGCAGAGCGTGCTGGACGGCCAGGGAGTGGGCTGGCTCAACATGAAGAAGGTGCGCCGCCTGCTGGAGAACGAGCAGCTGCGCGTCTTTGTGCTCAGCAAGCTCAACCGCGCCGTCCAATCGGAGGAAGACGCCCGGCAGGAGGTCATCGGGGACGTG GAGATAAGCAGAAAGGTGTATAAGGGCATGCTGGACCTGCTGAAGTGTACGGTCTCCAGTCTGGAGCACTCCTACACCAACGCGGGCCTCGGGGGCATGGCCAGCGTGTTCAGCCTGCTGGAGATCGCACGCACCCACTACCAGACCAAAG AGCCCGAGAAGCGAAAGCGCAGCCCCATGGAGGGCGCCAGCAGCCCGGGCAGCAAGGAGAGCCCGTCGGGCCGCATGGAGGGCGCCCGGGCTGCCGGCGTGCTGCTGGTGCCCCGGCTCCAGCTCCACCCGCCCTCCGCCACCGGGAAGGGGCCCCACCACTTTGATACCCGCAGTCTGAACGAGGAGAATTTTATTGCCTCAATCG GGGCTGAGGGGGCCAAGAAAAGTGGCGAGGGTGGCGACACGGAGGAGAAGAGGTCCCAGATCAGTGCTGACAGCGGCCTGAGCGTGACCTCTGGTTCACAG AAGAGCGATACCGAGTCTGTGGCCAGCTCTGAACCTCCAGCCCTAACCAGGAGCACCAGTCAGGACTCTGAGGCCAGCACA GTAAGCAACAGCTCAGGGGAGACCCTGGGAGCGGACAGCGACCTGAGCAGCACAGCAGGGGACGGTCTGGGAGCCCGGCCCGCCCCACACCTCAACCTCTCCAGGGGCACTCTCTCCGACAGCGAGATCGAGACCAACCCTGCCACCAGCGCCGTCTTT GGGAAGACCCATAAGCTGAAGCCAGGTCCGAAGGAGCCGGCGAGGGTCATGGCCAAAGGAGGGCCAGCACCTCCTCTGGAGGATGTCAGCATGAGGATCTACCTGTGCGAGGGGCTGCTGG GGCGGGACAAGAGCTCCGTCTGGGACCAACTGGAAGATGCCGCCATGGAGACCTTCTCTTTGA GCAAAGAGCGCTCCACTCTGTGGGACCAGGTGCAGTTCTGGGAGGATGCCTTCCTGGATGCAGTCAtgctggagagggagggcaTGGGCATGGACCAGGGCCCGCATGAGATGATTGACAG GTACCTGTCTCTGGGCGACCATGACAGAAAGCGCCTGGAGGATGACGAAGACCGGCTGTTAGCCACGCTACTGCACAACATGATTGCCTACATGCTGATGATGAAG gTGACCCAGAATGATGTTCGGAAGAAGGTGAGGCGTCTGATGGGAAAGTCTCACATTGGCCTGACTTACAGCCAGGAGATCAATGACATTCTAGACCGCCTCAATAACCTG AATGGTCGCGAGCTACCCATCAGGCCGAGCGGCAGCCGCCACATTAAGAAGCAGACGTTTGTGGTGCATGCTGGGACAGACACCACAGGGGACATCTTCTTCATGGAG GTCTGCGACGACTGCATCGTGCTGCGCAGCAACATCGGCACCGTCTACGAGCGCTGGTGGTACGAGAAGCTCATCAACATGACCTACTGTCCCAAGACCAAGGTGCTGTGCCTTTGGCGACGCAATGGCCAAGAGACTCAGCTCAACAAGTTCTACACTAAAAAG
- the madd gene encoding MAP kinase-activating death domain protein isoform X21, translating to MEKKKMCPRLLDYLVVVGVRQPSSDSVSQTPQLLRRYPLEDQPDFPLPPDVVFFCQPEGCLSIRQRRVSLRDDASFVFTLTDKDSGVTRYGICVNFYRSFQRGHHKPRPEGRGDKNAPTTEMGVEATEKSEVSSAEEADLVPPAGEAVHAKSPQPKRGVRAAPRNRNSTLTSLCILSHYPFFSTFRECLYILKRMVDCCSQRLNQRAGLPKGTQRDTMWRMFTGALSTEEKEKGSQLLQDLREIESWVYRLLRSPVPVAGQRRVDVEVLPHEMQPALTFALPDSSRFCMVDFPLHLPLELLGVDGCLLVLSCILLEHKVVLQSRDYNALSMSVMAFVSMIYPLEYMFPVIPLLPTCMASAEQLLLAPTPYIIGVPASFFLYKADFRMPDDVWLVDLDCNKVLRPTNAEILPPLPEPESSELKKHLKQLMQALASMSLNTQPILNLEKFQEGQELPLLPPGRDKASPSSTEFNPLIYGNDVDSVDVATRVAMVRFFNSPNVLQGFQMHTRTLRLFPRPVVAFQATSFLASRPRRSCFADKLSHTQAVEYYGEWALNPTNLAFQRIHNNVFDPSLIGDKPKWYAHQLQPVFYRVYDGSSQLAEALSGPLEDEANDSDPTDDSGSDSEGYDDSSSSYSSLGDFVNEMIKGDISGDTPNVDPPCHAALGDASEVEFHDFQEYKVEEGVEPEPEGEGLPEASEGQPLRSSSSTTASSSPSTIIQGVNHEQPDPAEIEASASAALKNAVPGLASQPFARPAPDPASTDPANKKKDYDNPYFEPQYGFPVEEDADSEEQEESYTPRFNQNLNGNKPQRPLRPSSLKLPGESDGEGDSRNSSPNSTISNNSGDGFGGLMSFASNLYKNHGTSFSLSNLALPNKAAREKATPFPSLKVFGLNSLMEIITEVGPGSGEGARGPRALVDQKSSVIKHSPTVKRESPSPQGRANNTSENQQFLKEVVQSVLDGQGVGWLNMKKVRRLLENEQLRVFVLSKLNRAVQSEEDARQEVIGDVEISRKVYKGMLDLLKCTVSSLEHSYTNAGLGGMASVFSLLEIARTHYQTKEPEKRKRSPMEGASSPGSKESPSGRMEGARAAGVLLVPRLQLHPPSATGKGPHHFDTRSLNEENFIASIGAEGAKKSGEGGDTEEKRSQISADSGLSVTSGSQKSDTESVASSEPPALTRSTSQDSEASTVVSNSSGETLGADSDLSSTAGDGLGARPAPHLNLSRGTLSDSEIETNPATSAVFGKTHKLKPGPKEPARVMAKGGPAPPLEDVSMRIYLCEGLLGKERSTLWDQVQFWEDAFLDAVMLEREGMGMDQGPHEMIDRYLSLGDHDRKRLEDDEDRLLATLLHNMIAYMLMMKVTQNDVRKKVRRLMGKSHIGLTYSQEINDILDRLNNLNGRELPIRPSGSRHIKKQTFVVHAGTDTTGDIFFMEVCDDCIVLRSNIGTVYERWWYEKLINMTYCPKTKVLCLWRRNGQETQLNKFYTKKCRELYYCVKDSMERAAARQQSIKPGPELGGEFPVQDMKSGEGGLLQVTLEGINLKFMHNQVFIELKHIKKCNTVKGVFVLEEFVPETKEVVIHKYKTPMAHQICYSVLCLFSYVAAVKGKEAEGKPKLLSPRPLAS from the exons CCCCCGCCTGCTGGACTACCTGGTGGTAGTCGGAGTCAG GCAGCCCAGCAGTGACAGCGTGTCTCAGACCCCACAGCTGCTGCGCCGCTACCCGCTGGAGGACCAGCCCGACTTCCCGCTGCCACCCGACGTGGTGTTCTTCTGCCAGCCCGAGGGCTGCCTGAGCATCCGCCAGCGGCGCGTCAGCCTTCGCGACGACGCCTCCTTTGTCTTCACGCTCACTGACAAGGACTCGGGTGTCACGCGCTACGGCATCTGTGTCAACTTCTACCGCTCTTTCCAGCGGGGACACCACAAGCCTCGGCCAGAGGGAAGAG GAGACAAGAATGCCCCGACAACCGAAATGGGTGTGGAAGCCACGGAAAAATCCGAGGTCTCCTCCGCCGAAGAGGCGGACTTGGTGCCCCCCGCGGGAGAGGCGGTCCACGCTAAGTCCCCCCAGCCCAAGCGCGGCGTTCGGGCGGCCCCTCGCAACCGCAACAGCACCCTGACTTCGCTGTGCATCCTCAGCCACTACCCCTTCTTCTCCACCTTCCGGGAATGTCTCTACATCCTCAAGCGGATGGTGGACTGCTGCAGCCAGAGGCTCAACCAGCGTGCCGGCCTGCCCAAGGGCACACAGAG gGACACCATGTGGCGCATGTTCACGGGGGCGCTCTCcacggaggagaaggagaaaggcagCCAGCTGCTGCAGGACCTGCGCGAGATCGAGTCGTGGGTGTACCGGCTGCTGCGCTCGCCCGTGCCCGTGGCGGGCCAGCGGCGCGTGGACGTGGAGGTGCTGCCGCACGAGATGCAGCCGGCGCTCACCTTCGCCCTGCCCGACTCCTCACGCTTCTGCATGGTGGACTTCCCCCTGCACCTGCCGCTGGAGCTGCTGGGCGTGGACGGCTGTCTGCTGGTGCTCAGCTGCATCCTGCTCGAGCacaag GTGGTGCTTCAGTCTCGGGACTATAATGCCCTGTCCATGAGCGTGATGGCGTTTGTGTCTATGATCTACCCTCTGGAGTACATGTTCCCAGTCATCCCACTGCTGCCCACGTGCATGGCCTCAGCTGAACAA CTTCTTCTTGCACCCACCCCCTACATCATTGGCGTTCCGGCCAGCTTCTTCCTGTACAAGGCTGATTTCAGGATGCCAGATGATGTGTGGCTAGTTGATCTTGACTGCAACAAG gTCCTCAGACCCACCAATGCGGAgatccttccccctctccctgagCCGGAGTCATCTGAGCTGAAGAAGCATCTGAAGCAG CTCATGCAG GCTCTGGCCAGCATGAGCCTCAACACCCAGCCCATCCTCAACCTGGAGAAGTTCCAGGAGGGCCAGGAGCTGCCGCTGCTCCCGCCGGGCCGGGACAAGGCCTCGCCGTCCTCCACCGAGTTCAACCCCCTCATCTACGGCAATGACGTGGACTCTGTGGATGTGGCCACCAG ggttgccatggtgaggTTCTTCAACTCGCCCAACGTTCTGCAGGGGTTCCAGATGCACACGCGCACGCTGCGCCTCTTCCCCCGACCCGTGGTTGCCTTCCAGGCCACGTCCTTCCTGGCCTCCCGGCCACGGCGTAGCTGCTTTGCCGACAAACTGTCGCACACGCAGGCCGTGGAGTACTACGGGGAGTGGGCCCTCAACCCCACCAATCTGGCCTTCCAGAGGATTCACAACA ATGTGTTTGATCCCTCTCTGATTGGGGACAAGCCCAAGTGGTACGCGCACCAGCTGCAGCCGGTGTTCTATCGCGTGTATGACGGCTCGTCTCAGCTGGCTGAGGCCTTGAGCGGGCCGTTGGAGGACGAGGCCAACGACTCCGACCCCACCGACGACAG tggcAGTGACAGTGAAGGCTATGATGACTCCAGCTCTTCTTACTCCTCCCTCGGGGACTTTGTGAATGAGATGATCAAAGGGGACATTTCGGGAGACACTCCAA ATGTGGATCCACCTTGCCACGCTGCGCTGGGGGACGCCAGTGAGGTGGAGTTCCACGACTTCCAGGAGTACAAGGTGGAGGAGGGCGTTGAGCCGGAGCCCGAGGGGGAGGGTCTGCCAGAGGCATCAGAGGGCCAGCCGCtgcgctccagctccagcaccacggccagctccagccccagcaccATCATCCAGGGGGTCAACCAC GAGCAGCCTGACCCTGCAGAGATTGAGGCATCTGCGAGTGCTGCCCTCAAGAACGCTGTCCCGGGATTGGCCAGCCAGCCTTTCGCACGCCCCGCCCCTGACCCCGCCTCCACAGACCCGGCCAATAAGAAGAAAGACTATGACAATCCTTACTTTGAGCCTCAGTATGGCTTCCCTGTGGAAGAGGATGCAGACAGCGAGGAACAGGAGGAAAGCTACACTCCCCGCTTCAACCAGAACCTCAACGGCAACAA GCCACAGCGCCCCCTGCGGCCCAGCAGCCTTAAGCTTCCGGGGGAGTCCGACGGCGAGGGAGATTCCCGCAACAGCTCGCCCAACTCCACCATCTCCAACAACAGCGGCGATGGATTTGGGGGCCTCATGTCCTTTGCCA GTAACCTGTACAAGAACCACGGCACAAGCTTCAGCCTCTCCAACCTGGCTCTGCCCAACAAGGCTGCTAGGGAGAAGGCCACCCCCTTCCCCAGCCTCAAAG TATTTGGGCTAAATTCTCTAATGGAGATTATAACAGAGGTCGGCCCGGGGAGCGGAGAAG GGGCTCGTGGTCCCAGAGCTCTGGTGGACCAGAAGTCCTCGGTCATCAAGCACAGCCCCACTGTAAAGAGGGAGTCTCCCTCCCCGCAGGGAAGAGCCAACAACACTAG CGAGAACCAGCAGTTCCTGAAGGAGGTGGTGCAGAGCGTGCTGGACGGCCAGGGAGTGGGCTGGCTCAACATGAAGAAGGTGCGCCGCCTGCTGGAGAACGAGCAGCTGCGCGTCTTTGTGCTCAGCAAGCTCAACCGCGCCGTCCAATCGGAGGAAGACGCCCGGCAGGAGGTCATCGGGGACGTG GAGATAAGCAGAAAGGTGTATAAGGGCATGCTGGACCTGCTGAAGTGTACGGTCTCCAGTCTGGAGCACTCCTACACCAACGCGGGCCTCGGGGGCATGGCCAGCGTGTTCAGCCTGCTGGAGATCGCACGCACCCACTACCAGACCAAAG AGCCCGAGAAGCGAAAGCGCAGCCCCATGGAGGGCGCCAGCAGCCCGGGCAGCAAGGAGAGCCCGTCGGGCCGCATGGAGGGCGCCCGGGCTGCCGGCGTGCTGCTGGTGCCCCGGCTCCAGCTCCACCCGCCCTCCGCCACCGGGAAGGGGCCCCACCACTTTGATACCCGCAGTCTGAACGAGGAGAATTTTATTGCCTCAATCG GGGCTGAGGGGGCCAAGAAAAGTGGCGAGGGTGGCGACACGGAGGAGAAGAGGTCCCAGATCAGTGCTGACAGCGGCCTGAGCGTGACCTCTGGTTCACAG AAGAGCGATACCGAGTCTGTGGCCAGCTCTGAACCTCCAGCCCTAACCAGGAGCACCAGTCAGGACTCTGAGGCCAGCACAGTG GTAAGCAACAGCTCAGGGGAGACCCTGGGAGCGGACAGCGACCTGAGCAGCACAGCAGGGGACGGTCTGGGAGCCCGGCCCGCCCCACACCTCAACCTCTCCAGGGGCACTCTCTCCGACAGCGAGATCGAGACCAACCCTGCCACCAGCGCCGTCTTT GGGAAGACCCATAAGCTGAAGCCAGGTCCGAAGGAGCCGGCGAGGGTCATGGCCAAAGGAGGGCCAGCACCTCCTCTGGAGGATGTCAGCATGAGGATCTACCTGTGCGAGGGGCTGCTGG GCAAAGAGCGCTCCACTCTGTGGGACCAGGTGCAGTTCTGGGAGGATGCCTTCCTGGATGCAGTCAtgctggagagggagggcaTGGGCATGGACCAGGGCCCGCATGAGATGATTGACAG GTACCTGTCTCTGGGCGACCATGACAGAAAGCGCCTGGAGGATGACGAAGACCGGCTGTTAGCCACGCTACTGCACAACATGATTGCCTACATGCTGATGATGAAG gTGACCCAGAATGATGTTCGGAAGAAGGTGAGGCGTCTGATGGGAAAGTCTCACATTGGCCTGACTTACAGCCAGGAGATCAATGACATTCTAGACCGCCTCAATAACCTG AATGGTCGCGAGCTACCCATCAGGCCGAGCGGCAGCCGCCACATTAAGAAGCAGACGTTTGTGGTGCATGCTGGGACAGACACCACAGGGGACATCTTCTTCATGGAG GTCTGCGACGACTGCATCGTGCTGCGCAGCAACATCGGCACCGTCTACGAGCGCTGGTGGTACGAGAAGCTCATCAACATGACCTACTGTCCCAAGACCAAGGTGCTGTGCCTTTGGCGACGCAATGGCCAAGAGACTCAGCTCAACAAGTTCTACACTAAAAAG